One Microcaecilia unicolor chromosome 8, aMicUni1.1, whole genome shotgun sequence DNA window includes the following coding sequences:
- the LOC115476667 gene encoding toll-like receptor 2 yields MQISPSFVILLLIGYRLPGSLTCTVDRSRSRCTCSFAALKNFQDLIDCLGAFVFEFRDGKFEDVSDIHLYYSNLQLVAPYLQLPIDKIILGNSVLDENFLRIFLDLTRNVNIRELVFEDCTFTGRADWQLMEGKVPKIVSLQFINVSSASLTDRGKDFSHISSWMARMKNIVLTRSQTTHIPHSISMHFKDLHALDLSENQLQDQGINDSFSDDLFQNLKSLKLRHNNLTSFDVACKALSKLPNLQDSDLSQNNFSKPPSSPCEWPQSIYLLNLSNTCLEHVNTHLLPPSIELLDLSDNKLSALDVPLPHLKEVYLPNNRLHSLPSSNNLPELKVLILDGNRITGLPKDQLQAFKHLSVLKADRNPYTCSCAVVNEMKELSKSSFVVQQWPEGYLCDSPSVYKGHQVKETDTVFECYKPLFIVIICAVIVLVCIVAAICWVRNRCFTQPRA; encoded by the coding sequence ATGCAGATCTCCCCGTCATTTGTGATTCTTCTGCTCATCGGGTACAGACTCCCTGGCTCCCTTACATGCACAGTAGATCGTTCCAGGAGCCGCTGCACTTGTTCATTTGCAGCTCTAAAAAACTTCCAGGACTTGATTGATTGTTTGGGAGCATTTGTTTTCGAGTTTAGAGATGGAAAGTTTGAAGACGTCAGTGATATTCATCTGTACTACAGCAATCTACAGTTGGTGGCACCCTATCTGCAGTTACCAATTGACAAGATCATCTTGGGGAACTCAGTTTTAGATGAGAATTTTTTGCGGATCTTTTTGGATTTAACACGGAATGTTAACATCAGAGAACTGGTGTTTGAAGATTGCACTTTCACTGGCAGGGCAGACTGGCAATTAATGGAAGGAAAAGTGCCCAAAATAGTTTCTCTACAGTTTATCAATGTGTCTTCAGCATCACTGACTGACAGAGGAAAGGACTTCTCACATATCAGCAGCTGGATGGCACGGATGAAAAACATTGTTCTCACTAGATCCCAAACAACCCATATCCCACACTCTATCAGTATGCATTTCAAAGACTTGCATGCTCTGGATTTGTCTGAAAATCAGCTGCAGGATCAGGGCATAAACGATTCTTTTTCTGATGATCTTTTCCAAAACCTGAAGTCATTAAAGCTTAGGCATAATAATCTGACTTCTTTTGATGTGGCCTGCAAAGCTCTCTCCAAGCTGCCTAATCTTCAGGACTCAGATCTGAGCCAAAACAACTTCTCCAAGCCTCCTTCATCCCCCTGTGAATGGCCACAGTCCATTTACCTGTTAAACCTCTCCAATACTTGCCTGGAACATGTGAATACACACCTGCTACCACCAAGCATTGAACTACTAGATCTGAGCGACAACAAACTTTCTGCTCTTGATGTGCCTTTGCCCCATTTGAAAGAAGTTTATTTGCCCAATAACAGGCTACATAGCCTCCCATCCTCAAATAACCTTCCAGAATTGAAAGTCCTCATTCTGGATGGAAACAGGATTACAGGTCTTCCAAAAGACCAGCTGCAAGCCTTCAAACATCTAAGCGTCTTGAAAGCTGATCGAAATCCATATACTTGTTCTTGCGCCGTTGTTAATGAGATGAAAGAATTATCAAAAAGTTCTTTTGTGGTCCAGCAGTGGCCAGAAGGTTATCTTTGTGATTCACCTTCTGTATATAAAGGCCATCAGGTTAAAGAGACTGACACTGTTTTTGAGTGCTATAAACCACTCTTTATAGTCATCATCTGTGCTGTTATCGTACTAGTGTGTATTGTGGCTGCAATTTGCTGGGTGAGGAATCGCTGTTTTACTCAACCTAGAGCTTAG